The following coding sequences are from one Sphingomonadaceae bacterium OTU29LAMAA1 window:
- a CDS encoding 2Fe-2S iron-sulfur cluster-binding protein, whose product MSLIVNGTVVTGPIDPRVSLLDHLRETLHLTGTKKGCNQGACGACTVLVDGERILSCLALAVQYAGRQITTIEGLEEAGTLHLLQTAFIEHDGFQCGYCTPGQICSAIGMAAEARRGVPSHVSADLAAEVVLTRDEVRERMSGNLCRCGAHNGIIDAIQATMSSDRATEVTA is encoded by the coding sequence GTGTCATTGATTGTCAACGGAACCGTCGTCACAGGACCAATTGATCCTCGTGTATCGCTGCTGGACCATCTCCGAGAGACACTGCATCTTACGGGCACGAAAAAGGGCTGCAACCAGGGCGCATGCGGGGCGTGTACGGTGCTGGTTGACGGCGAGCGCATCCTGTCTTGCCTCGCACTGGCGGTCCAGTACGCCGGCCGCCAGATCACGACGATCGAAGGGCTGGAGGAGGCCGGGACGCTCCATCTTCTGCAGACTGCCTTTATCGAGCATGACGGCTTTCAGTGCGGCTATTGCACACCAGGGCAAATCTGTTCGGCGATCGGCATGGCAGCGGAAGCACGCCGCGGGGTCCCCAGTCACGTCAGCGCCGATCTCGCCGCCGAAGTGGTACTGACCCGCGACGAGGTTCGGGAACGGATGAGCGGCAACCTGTGCCGTTGCGGCGCGCATAACGGTATCATCGATGCCATCCAGGCGACGATGTCATCGGACCGCGCCACGGAGGTAACCGCATGA
- a CDS encoding NAD-dependent epimerase/dehydratase family protein translates to MRVLVTGATGLIGGAVARRLAAAGHDVVGLARSEASAAALTDKGYEPAHGDLENAASIANAVQGVDAVVHAASPNDHNSAVADEAATRAIIDALRGTSKRFLYTSGCFLYGATGETPATEDSPLDPLEMVRFRQALELEILGAAADGVHGIIIRPAWVYGNHAWTTMMMYSSAREHGAARYVGNGQNRWTCVHVEDLADLYLLALDKAAAASIFNGAHGAAIPLIEIARAASEGAGAEGRVTEWPLEEARQALGGFADAIACDQVVSGMRAERELGWLPMRHSILEGLRSYAFPAA, encoded by the coding sequence ATGCGTGTATTGGTAACGGGTGCTACGGGATTGATCGGCGGCGCGGTCGCCCGGCGATTGGCGGCGGCGGGGCACGACGTGGTAGGGCTTGCACGTTCGGAGGCGAGCGCAGCCGCGCTGACCGACAAGGGCTATGAGCCGGCTCACGGCGATCTGGAGAATGCAGCCAGCATCGCCAACGCCGTCCAGGGCGTCGATGCAGTCGTTCACGCCGCATCGCCAAACGACCATAACAGCGCGGTTGCTGACGAAGCGGCGACCCGCGCGATCATCGATGCGTTGCGCGGCACGTCCAAGCGCTTTCTCTATACGAGCGGCTGTTTCCTGTACGGCGCCACCGGCGAAACGCCCGCAACCGAGGATAGCCCGCTAGATCCGCTGGAAATGGTGCGATTCCGCCAGGCGCTTGAATTGGAGATCCTCGGCGCTGCAGCCGATGGCGTTCACGGGATCATTATCCGTCCAGCCTGGGTCTACGGCAATCACGCGTGGACGACGATGATGATGTACAGTTCGGCTCGGGAGCATGGCGCTGCGCGGTACGTCGGCAACGGGCAGAACCGCTGGACATGCGTGCATGTCGAGGATCTCGCCGACCTGTATCTGCTCGCGCTCGATAAGGCAGCGGCAGCTTCGATCTTCAACGGCGCTCACGGTGCGGCTATCCCGCTGATCGAGATTGCACGCGCCGCAAGCGAGGGCGCAGGTGCCGAGGGGCGGGTCACGGAATGGCCGCTAGAAGAGGCACGGCAGGCGCTCGGGGGCTTCGCGGACGCAATTGCGTGTGATCAGGTGGTCTCGGGCATGCGCGCCGAACGTGAGCTTGGTTGGCTTCCAATGCGGCATTCGATCCTCGAGGGCCTGCGCTCTTACGCTTTCCCAGCAGCCTGA